The sequence TGGGGCGCCGGGAGGCGGATGGCCGTCTCCTGCCGCACCGGCTAGTGGCCTTTACCTCAGGTGCTTGATGCAATTGAGAAAAGCCCGCATAATGCTGGGCTCACTGAAAGTCAAATACTGGATATAGAGATGGCTATCGCTAACGAACAAAAGGCGCAAATTGTCGCCGACTTCCAGCGCGCCAAGGGCGACACCGGCTCGCCGGAAGTTCAGATCGCGCTGCTGACGGCGCGCATCAACGACCTCACCGGTCACTTCAAGGCTCACGGCAAGGATCACCATTCGCGCCGCGGCCTGCTCAAGATGGTCAGCCAGCGCCGCAAGCTGCTCGACTACCTGAAGGGCAAGGAAGTGGATCGCTACCGCAGCGTCATCGAACGTCTCGGCCTGCGCAAGTAATCCACCTCATGCAGCCCACCGCTCCGCAGCGTCGCCTCAGGCGGCGCGCATCGGCGGGCTGATTCGATGCCGGCACCGGCCCTTCGGCCGCGCCGGCATTGTTCCATCTAAGCGCTGTTCCGCCTCGTCCGCCATGGATCGCCTCACGCGCGACCGCGCGGATGGACCGCGTTAACGGCTGTCAGAAAGGAATTCCGCCTTGCCTACCGCCATCAAGAAAAGCTTTGCCTACGGCAATCAAACGGTCACGCTGGAAACCGGCGAGATCGCCCGCCAGGCGCACGGCGCCGTAGTCATCACGGTTGATGACACCGTCGTGCTGGCGACCGTGGTCGCCGCCAAGAACCCGAAGCCCGGTCAGGACTTCTTCCCGCTCACCTGCGATTACATGGAGAAGTTCTACGCCGCGGGCCGTATCCCCGGCGGCTTCTTCAAGCGTGAAGGCCGACCGACCGAGAAGGAAACGCTCACGTCGCGCCTGATCGATCGCCCGATCCGCCCGCTGTTCCCCGAAGGTTTCTACAACGAAGTCCAGGTCGTCGCGACCGTGCTTTCGCAGAATCCGGAAGTGGATGCCGACATCCCGGCAATGATCGCGGCCTCCGCCGCGCTCGCGATCTCTGGCGTGCCTTTCAGTGGCCCGATCGGCGCCTGCCGCGTGGGTTACGCGGACGGCCAGTACATCCTCAACCCGACCGTTACCGAGCTCAAGACCAGCCAGTTGAACCTGGTGGTCGCCGGTACCGAAGCGGGCGTGATGATGGTCGAGTCCGAAGCCAATGAGCTGTCCGAAGAAGTGATGCTCGGCGCCGTGGTCTTCGGTCACCAGCAGATGCAAGCCGCCATCCAGGCCATCAATGAACTGGCCGACGAAGCCGGCAAGCCGGAATGGGATTGGAAGGCGCCCCCGGCCGATGAGGCCCTGCGTGCCCGTGTGGAAGAGCTCGCCTTCGCTGGCCTGAACGAAGCCTTCGGCATCACCGCCAAGCAGCAGCGCAGCAACCGCATCAAGGAAGTGACCGCCGCGACGATCGCTGCGTTGGTGACTGGCGAAGAAGGTTCGCCCACCGACGCCGAGATCAAGGACATCCTCTTCACGATCGAATCGCGCATCGTGCGCAACCGCATCCTGAACGGTGAGCCGCGCATCGACGGCCGCGACACCCGCACCGTGCGCCCGATCGACATCCGTACCGGCGTGCTGCCGCGTACCCACGGCTCCGCGCTCTTTACCCGCGGTGAGACGCAGGCACTCGTCGTCGCGACGCTGGGCACGGGCCGTGACGAACAGATCATTGACGCGATCGCGGGCGAGTACAAAGAGAGCTTCATGCTCCACTACAACTTCCCGCCGTTCTCGACCGGTGAAACCGGTCGCGTGGGAGCGCCCAAGCGCCGCGAAATCGGCCACGGCCGTCTGGCGAAGCGCGCCCTCGTGGCCGCGCTGCCGGCGCAGAAGGACTTCAGCTACACGATCCGTGTCGTCTCCGAAATCATGGAGTCCAACGGTTCCTCGTCCATGGCTTCTGTCTGTGGCGGTTCGCTCGCCATGATGGACGCCGGCGTGCCCCTGAAGAACCACGTCGCGGGTATCGCCATGGGCCTGATCAAGGAAGGCAATCGCTTCGCGGTGCTGACCGACATCCTGGGTGACGAGGACCACCTCGGCGACATGGACTTCAAGGTCGCGGGCACCGAAGACGGCGTGACTGCACTGCAGATGGACCTGAAGATCGACTCGATCTCCCCGGCCATCATGCAGAAGGCGCTGGATCAGGCGCGCGAAGGCCGCATGCACATCCTTGGCCTGATGAAGGACTCGATCGGCGGCCACCGCCACGAGCTCTCCGCCTACGCGCCGCGCATGCTCACGATGAAGATCAATCCGGAGAAGATCCGTGACGTGATCGGCAAGGGCGGCGCCGTCATCCGCGCGCTGACCGAAGAGACCGGCACCGTGATCGATATCCAGGACGATGGCAGCATCACGATCGCTTCGGTCGACGGCGCCAAGGCCGAACTGGCCAAGAAGCGCATTGAAGAGATCGCCGCCGAAGTCGAAGTGGGCAAGATCTACGAAGGCCCCGTGCTCAAGATCCTCGAGTTCGGCGCCATCGTGAACATCATGCCGGGCCGCGACGGCCTGTTGCACGTCTCCCAGATCGCCAACAAGCGCGTGGAAAACGTCTCTGACTACCTCAAGGAAGGTCAGGTCGTTCGCGTGAAGGTCATCGAGACCGACGAAAAGGGCAAGATCCGTCTGAGCCTGAAGGCGGCTCAGGAGGCCGAGGCTCAGCAGGCACAGCAGCAGTAAGCTCAGCCTGTCGCAAGAAAGCCCGCGGCTCGCCGCGGGCTTTTTCGTTTACCCCTAATTCGCTACGCTTCGCCGTCGCACGCAGCCGAGTCCGCCACATGGCCGAAACCCGCATCCCGTCCAGTCCTGATCCCGTCATCGCAGCGCTCAAACTGCCCCCTCATTCCATCGAGGCGGAGCAGTCGCTCATCGGGGGTCTGCTGCTCGACAACCAGGTCTGGGATCGGGTTGCCGACCTGGTCAACGAAGGTGACTTCTATCGGGACGACCACCGACGCATCTTTCGCCACATCGCCGCACTGATCGAACAGGCCAAGCCCGCCGACGTCGTCACGGTCTACGAGTCGCTCGATAAGGCAGGGGAGGCCGGGCAAGCCGGTGGCCTGTCCTACTTGGCCGAGATCGCCAACAACACGCCCTCTGCCGCCAACATCCGGCGCTACGCGGAGATCGTGCGCGAGCGCTGCATCCTGCGGCGACTGGTGACCGTAGGCGACGAAATCGCGGCCAGCGCGCTAGCGCCTGCAGGTAAGGACGCGAAGGACTTGCTCGATCAGGCCGAAGCCAAGATCTTCGAGATCGCCGAAGCAGGTGCGCGATCGGCCGCAGGGTTCATCCCCATCCAACCGGTGCTCGGTCAGGTCGTCGATCGAATCCAGGAGCTCTACGATCGCGATAGCCAATCCGAGGTCACCGGTGTCCCGTATGGGCTGGTCGACGTCGACGAAATGACCGCGGGCCTCCAGGGCAGCGACATGATCGTGGTCGCGGGGCGGCCCGGTATGGGCAAGACGACCTTCGCGCTCAACGTGGCCGAAAGCGTCGCCTTGAACTCGGGCCTGCCGGTGGCCGTCTTCTCGATGGAAATGCCAGCTACCCAGCTCGCGATGCGCTTCATCTCCTCCGTGGGGAGGCTTGACCAGCACCGCCTGCGCACGGGCCGCCTGACTGATGATGACTGGCAACAACTCACGATGTCGCTCGGGCGCCTGCACGAGGCCCCCATTTTCATCGACGAGACCCCGGGCCTGAACCCCACTGACCTGCGTGCGCGCTGCCGGCGCCTCTATCGCCAGGTCGGCAAGCTCGGGCTGATTGTGATCGACTATCTGCAGCTCATGGTGTCCCTGAAGGAAACGGACAACCGGGCCCAGGAGCTTTCGGACATCTCCCGTTCGATCAAGTCCTTGGCGAAAGAGCTGAATGTGCCCATTTTTGCCCTGTCCCAGCTCAACCGAAGCCTCGAACAGCGCCCCAACAAGCGACCGGTCATGTCCGACTTGCGCGAATCCGGCGCCATCGAGCAGGACGCGGACATCATCATGTTCATCTACCGGGACGAGATCTATAACCCCGACTCGCCCGACAAGGGCACGGCCGAGTTGATTATCGGCAAGCACCGCAATGGCCCTACCGGCTCAGTCCGTCTGACTTTTCGCGGCGAGAGCACGCGTTTCGAGAACTACGTGGCGGCGCCGGGGGGGTACTGAGGCGGAAGGGCTCGAAAAACAGGAAGGCCGACGGTTACGTCGGCCTTCCTGTTTTTCGAGAACCGGCCAGCGTTTCGACGGCACTGTCTTTCCATGCGCTCCAAGCTTTTCGCGGGGACGGGGCACTCCTTGCGCCGATGTTTCTAGAGACGGGCTTGACGCCTGATGTTTCAGGGTCTATAGTTCCGCTTCTTCGCTGCAGCGGTATCGCGGTGAGGCGGCAGGCGAGTCGATTGGGAGTAATTCGATCGACGCTGTTTCGGGGTTTTGCGTGGTTGCCGGAGTTTGGCGAAACGCGAAATCAAAAAAATGAAACAGACGCTTGACGAAAACGAAACGAGCTGACAAAATCTCGTTTCTCTGCTGAACGAAACGCAGCGCAAGACGAAGTCACTGCGAAGCGGTCGGGATGCAGAACGGCGAAAGCCGAACGCTCTTTAAAAACATGAACAACCGATAAGTGTGGGTGCTCGGTTGATGCAATTTGCAAGCTTGCTTGCAAAGTAGCAGAAATATTGAGTGCCAACAAGTCAGTGATGATGAGTTTGGCCCTGGATTAAACTTAAGAGTTTGATCCTGGCTCAGATTGAACGCTGGCGGCATGCCTTACACATGCAAGTCGAACGGATCTAGGGGCTTGCTCCTAGGTTAGTGGCGAACGGGTGAGTAATGCATCGGAACGTGCCCAGTCGTGGGGGATAACGTAGCGAAAGTTACGCTAATACCGCATACGTCCTGAGGGAGAAAGCGGGGGACTCGCAAGAGCCTCGCGCGATTGGAGCGGCCGATGTCGGATTAGCTAGTTGGTGGGGTAAAGGCTTACCAAGGCGACGATCCGTAGCTGGTCTGAGAGGATGATCAGCCACACTGGGACTGAGACACGGCCCAGACTCCTACGGGAGGCAGCAGTGGGGAATTTTGGACAATGGGGGAAACCCTGATCCAGCCATGCCGCGTGAGTGAAGAAGGCCTTCGGGTTGTAAAGCTCTTTCGGACGGAAAGAAATCTTCTGGGCTAACACCCCGGGAGGATGACGGTACCGTAAGAAGAAGCACCGGCTAACTACGTGCCAGCAGCCGCGGTAATACGTAGGGTGCGAGCGTTAATCGGAATTACTGGGCGTAAAGCGTGCGCAGGCGGTTGTGCAAGACAGGTGTGAAATCCCCGGGCTTAACCTGGGAACTGCGCTTGTGACTGCACAACTAGAGTACGGCAGAGGGGGGTGGAATTCCTGGTGTAGCAGTGAAATGCGTAGATATCAGGAGGAACATCGATGGCGAAGGCAGCCCCCTGGGCCAGTACTGACGCTCATGCACGAAAGCGTGGGGAGCAAACAGGATTAGATACCCTGGTAGTCCACGCCCTAAACGATGTCGACTAGTTGTTCGGTGGGTAAAACCGCTGAGTAACGTAGCTAACGCGTGAAGTCGACCGCCTGGGGAGTACGGCCGCAAGGTTAAAACTCAAAGGAATTGACGGGGACCCGCACAAGCGGTGGATGATGTGGATTAATTCGATGCAACGCGAAAAACCTTACCTACCCTTGACATGTCAGGAACCCTGCTGAAAGGTGGGGGTGCCCGAAAGGGAGCCTGAACACAGGTGCTGCATGGCTGTCGTCAGCTCGTGTCGTGAGATGTTGGGTTAAGTCCCGCAACGAGCGCAACCCTTGTCATTAGTTGCTACGCAAGAGCACTCTAATGAGACTGCCGGTGACAAACCGGAGGAAGGTGGGGATGACGTCAAGTCCTCATGGCCCTTATGGGTAGGGCTTCACACGTCATACAATGGTCGGTACAGAGGGTTGCCAAGCCGCGAGGTGGAGCCAATCCCAGAAAGCCGATCGTAGTCCGGATCGCAGTCTGCAACTCGACTGCGTGAAGTCGGAATCGCTAGTAATCGCGGATCAGCATGCCGCGGTGAATACGTTCCCGGGTCTTGTACACACCGCCCGTCACACCATGGGAGTGGGTTTCACCAGAAGCAGGTAGCCTAACCGCAAGGAGGGCGCCTACCACGGTGGGATTCATGACTGGGGTGAAGTCGTAACAAGGTAGCCGTACCGGAAGGTGCGGCTGGATCACCTCCTTTCTAGAGCAAAGCGGATGCCGAGCTCCCACAACTTATCGGTTGTTTAGTAAGACAAGCGAGACGAGCAGGGTTTGTAGCTCAGTCGGTTAGAGCACCGTCTTGATAAGGCGGGGGTCGTTGGTTCGAATCCAACCAGACCCACCAGCACACTAGTCGTTGGAAAGCTCGATCAGGACATGGGGGTTTAGCTCAGCTGGGAGAGCACCTGCTTTGCAAGCAGGGGGTCGTCGGTTCGATCCCGTCAACCTCCACCAGCACCTGCTGACCTCTGGTGCCAAGTCTCTCGCGAATCAATTCAAAGTGGTGTCATCCGTGCAAATACTGATGTTTGCAGGGATGACTCTTCTTGAGTCGGTTGTTGTCGATCTTTAAAAATTTGGAAGGCATGGTGTGTTTGTACGTGATGAGCGTACGACACATTTGGTGATTGATTGCATCGCCACTTCATCTCTTTGAACCAGCGATGAAGTGGTAGATAACAGCGCTGAGTTAATTGCACCGTAACCGCCTGGCGAGAGCCAGGGTTCAAGGTTATGGGATCAAGCGACTAAGTGCATGTGGTGGATGCCTTGGCGATCACAGGCGATGAAGGACGCGATAGCCTGCGAAAAGCTTCGGGGAGCTGGCAAATGAGCTTTGATCCGGAGATGTCCGAATGGGGAAACCCACTCCGCAAGGAGTATCCCGTACTGAATACATAGGTACGCGGAGGCGAACGCAGCGAACTGAAACATCTAAGTAGCTGCAGGAAAAGAAATCAACCGAGATTCCCATAGTAGTGGCGAGCGAATTGGGAAGAGCCTGTGCGTGATAATCAACTTGCTAGTGGAACGGTCTGGAAAGTCCGGCAATAAAGGGTGATAGCCCCGTACGCGAAAGCAAGTCGATGGTACTGAGCGCACGAAAAGTAGGGCGGGGCACGAGAAACCCTGTCTGAATATGGGGGGACCATCCTCCAAGGCTAAATACTCGTGATCGACCGATAGTGAACCAGTACCGTGAGGGAAAGGCGAAAAGAACCCCGGGAGGGGAGTGAAATAGATCCTGAAACCGCATGCATACAAACAGTGGGAGCCTCCTTGTGGGGTGACTGCGTACCTTTTGTATAATGGGTCAGCGACTTACGTTCTGTAGCGAGCTTAACCGAATAGGGGAGGCGTAGCGAAAGCGAGTCTGATAAGGGCGACATAGTTGCAGGGCGTAGACCCGAAACCGGATGATCTATCCATGGCCAGGATGAAGGTGCGGTAACACGTACTGGAGGTCCGAACCCACTAGTGTTGAAAAACTAGGGGATGAGCTGTGGATAGGGGTGAAAGGCTAAACAAATCCGGAGATAGCTGGTTCTCCCCGAAAGCTATTTAGGTAGCGCCTCATGTATCACTCTCGGGGGTAGAGCACTGTAATCGTTGAGGGGGTCATTGCGATCTACCTCGCGATAGCAAACTCCGAATACCGAGAAGTGCGAGCATGGGAGACAGTCCTGGGGTGCTAACGTCCTGGGACAAGAGGGAAACAACCCAGACCGCCAGCTAAGGCCCCAAATGCGTGGCTAAGTGGAAAACGAAGTGGGAAGGCATAGACAGCTAGGAGGTTGGCTTAGAAGCAGCCACCCTTTAAAGAAAGCGTAATAGCTCACTAGTCGAGTCGTCCTGCGCGGAAGATGTAACGGGGCTCAAGCCACGAGCCGAAGCTGCGGATATGCCGTAAGGCATATGGTAGGGGAGCGTTCTGTAAGTCTGCGAAGGTGGATCGAGAGGTCTGCTGGAGATATCAGAAGTGCGAATGCTGACATGAGTAGCGATAAAACGGGTGAAAAGCCCGTTCGCCGAAAGCCCAAGGTTTCCTACGCAACGTTCATCGGCGTAGGGTGAGTCGGCCCCTAAGGCGAGGCAGAAATGCGTAGTCGATGGGAAACAGGTCAATATTCCTGTACCGCTCTTTGATGCGATGGGGGGACGGAGAAGGTTAGGTCAGCCGGGTGTTGGATGTCCCGGTTCAAGCCTGTAGGCGTGCTGCGTAGGCAAATCCGCGCGGCTTAGCTAAGGGGTGATAACGAGCGAACTTGTTCGCGAAGTGACTTATACCAAGCTTCCAGGAAAAGCCTCTAAGCTTCAGTCAAAGAGTGACCGTACCGCAAACCGACACAGGTGGGCAGGTTGAAAATACCAAGGCGCTTGAGAGAACTCAGGAGAAGGAACTCGGCAAATTGATACCGTAACTTCGGGAGAAGGTATGCCCCGGTAGAGTGTAGCGGCTTGCCCGTGAAGCTCGATGGGGTCGCAGAGAATCGGTGGCTGCGACTGTTTATTAAAAACACAGCACTCTGCAAACACGAAAGTGGACGTATAGGGTGTGACGCCTGCCCGGTGCCGGAAGGTTAAGTGATGGGGTGCAAGCTCTTGATCGAAGCCCCGGTAAACGGCGGCCGTAACTATAACGGTCCTAAGGTAGCGAAATTCCTTGTCGGGTAAGTTCCGACCTGCACGAATGGCGTAACGATGGCCACACTGTCTCCTCCTGAGACTCAGCGAAGTTGAAATGTTTGTGAAGATGCAATCTCCCCGCGGCTAGACGGAAAGACCCCATGAACCTTTACTGTAGCTTTGCATTGGACTTTGACGGGACTTGTGTAGGATAGGTGGGAGGCTATGAGACGGAGACGCTAGTTTCCGAGGAGCCGTCCTTGAAATACCACCCTGGTGTCGTTGAGGTTCTAACCTTGATCTGTGAATCCAGATCGGGGACCGTGCATGGTAGGCAGTTTGACTGGGGCGGTCTCCTCCTAAAGGGTAACGGAGGAGTACGAAGGTCTCCTAGGTACGGTCGGAAATCGTACTGATAGTGCAATGGCAAAAGGAGGCTTGACTGCGAGACCCACAAGTCGAGCAGGTGCGAAAGCAGGTCATAGTGATCCGGTGGTTCTGTATGGAAGGGCCATCGCTCAACGGATAAAAGGTACTCTGGGGATAACAGGCTGATTCCGCCCAAGAGTTCACATCGACGGCGGAGTTTGGCACCTCGATGTCGGCTCATCACATCCTGGGGCTGTAGCCGGTCCCAAGGGTATGGCTGTTCGCCATTTAAAGTGGTACGTGAGCTGGGTTTAAAACGTCGTGAGACAGTTTGGTCCCTATCTGCCGTGGGCGCTGGAAGTTTGAGGGGGCCTGCTCCTAGTACGAGAGGACCGGAGTGGACGCACCTCTGGTGTACCGGTTGTCACGCCAGTGGCATCGCCGGGTAGCTATGTGCGGAAGAGATAACCGCTGAAAGCATCTAAGCGGGAAACTCGCCTCAAGATGAGACTTCCCTGGGACTTCGAGTCCCCTGAAGGGTCGTTCAAGACCAGGACGTTGATAGGTCGGGTGTGGAAGCGCAGTAATGCGTTAAGCTAACCGATACTAATTGCCCGTGCGGCTTGATCCCATAACCTTGAATTAGCAAGGTGCAGTACCAGCGCAATTGACCTAACCAAGGTCGCAATCAATGCGCCAAATCCATGCCTTCCCCTTTTCAGCCTGATGCCCATAGCGCTTTGGAACCACCCCTTCCCATCCCGAACAGGACCGTGAAACGAAGCCGCGCCGATGATATTGCGGATTGCCCGTGAGAAAGTAGGTCAGCGTCAGGCTACCCCTAAAAACCCCCTCGCCTCCCAAGGCGCAGGGGGTTTTTGCTTTGGGATCGACCACAACAAAGCACCCCAGCAGCGCGATCCGCCCAAACTGCGCAATCCTGCTCAGGCGGAACAGTGCCATTGCACTCCCCAGATGTCCGCGCAGAGCCGCGCGTTCGAACAGGCGCCACACAACCACGGTACTGCACTGCGCTAGTAGGCCGCCTGCTGAAGTCGCTCCGATGCGGGTTCCTTTCAAGCGCCCCCGACGGCTCGCGGGACGAAAACCCGTTCGCCTCTGCCTCTAGCTTGATCCATCGGCCCGCGAATCATTGCCGCGCGACTCGCCCCTGACGGGAGCCTCGTCGACGTGTCACGGCGCGGCGCTTTTATTGCGAGCGCAGCCAAGCCAATCAAAGGGGTGAGTGCTGAACCACTCGGTCGGCATCGGGGTCTGCCGGCAATTGAGAGCTCTCGAGCGCCGAATACGAGTTCGGATGAGCCCGAGTTGCGCGGGCGGATACAATCCCCTCCCCATGTGCTTGCCGAATTTCGTGGTTATACGTCCAGGTCCAGCGGCGCTTTCGGCGCCCAAATTTGCAGCGCACTCATGACGCCAACACTGAGGGCCAAGGCCCCCCCGGCACTATTGCTTATGGTGCTCGCCGTCGTCGCGACGCTCTTGCCGTTTCACTTCGAGCCGCAGACGGTATTCCTGCCGGAAATTGCCACCGCTGCGGCATTGCTTGGTGCCGTGGCGATGCTACGGAGAGGCCACGGCGGCGTGACGCTTCCTCTGAACGTTCCGACAGGCATTCTGCTGGTTTTGCTTTGTGCCTTGATTCCGCATCTGGCGAACGGACGCGTGCTGTCCTACGGACTGTATTTGGGACTCGCGCTGATCGCCCTTCTGGCCTTCCATTCTTCCGGGAGCGAGGGGCGGGACCGCTGGGCAAGCGCGTTCGCCGTGATGATGTTGGCCACGGCGCTCGCGCAGGCGCTGTGTGCCGTGCTGCAGCTCGCAGGTTTCCCGCTCGGTGGTCTGGTAATGCGCAAGATCTTCACCCTGGCTTACGGGAACATCGGCCAGGCGAACCACTACGCGGACCTGATATGGCTGGGTCTCGCCGGAGCAGTCTTCCTGCAGGCGCGCGCGATTGTCGGACGCGGGACTTTCTACGGCGCGTCGGCCGCACTGGTCCTCGCCGGCGCCCTGTCCGGTTCCCGCGGCGTCTGGCTCTACACCGCGGCTTTCGCGGTTTTGGGGCTGCGCTTGCGATTCGCCCAGGCGGACGAGGCCCGCAAGTTTGCGCGCGCGTTGTGGTGGATCGCCTGTTGTTCAGTGGTTGCGCAGATCCTCGTGGCACAGGAGGCTTTCATGGCCTTGCTGCAGATCACCGCTGCAGCGGACCGCTTAGGTGATGCGGGCTCCAACGGCCAGCGCCTGCATGACTGGGCCATCGCCTGGGAGGCGGCGCGCCACCATCCATGGCTGGGCACCGGGCCAGGGAGCTTCTATTCATTGTCGGTAGAGGCGGCCATCGCGGGGCCGGACAAGCCTTTCCCGATGCTGGCGGAGCACGCCCACAACCTGCCCTTCCATCTCGCGGCGGAGCTGGGTTTGCCGGCGGCGGTGCTTTTCTGTGCCTTGCTGTCTGGTTGGTTTGTCGTGCAGCTGTGCAAGGACGCAACCGCGGTTCGCTATCTGGCCCTGTGCGGGCTTTCGGTAATCGGCCTGCACAGTCTGGTCGAGTATCCGCTCTGGTACACCTACTTCCTCGTCCCCGCAGCCCTTTTTCTGGCGTTGGCCGATGATGGGCGCGCGCCGGTGCTGCATCTGCCGCGGCTAGCTATCAACGGCATTTGCGTTGTCGGCTGGCTCTGCCTGGGATGGGTGCTGCATGACTGGATCACGGTCACGCATGCGCAGCGAGAGTGGGCCGAAGCGTCCCGCGCGACTTCGATCGAAAAGCGCTTGGAGATCCGCAGGACCCTCGCCCGCGTGCCGGACTTTTCGCTCTTCGGCGCCGAGGCACGCAATATCGAGATGCGCACCTGGGTGGCGACGCAGGCGACAGCGCCGGCGATGGCCGCCATGTGTGACGCGCGCTGGAAGCACCTGCCCGACTGGACCGTCATGATCAACTGCGCGCAGGCCTACGCGGCGAGCGAGCAAGCGGCAAAACTCGACCAGATCATGCAGGCGCTGTGTCGCGGGTTTCCCCGCTACCACGGGCTGCTGCGCGACTGGCTGGAGACTTCACCGCATCTGGGCGGGCTGGATCCGACCACGCGTGCTTGTCTCGCCGAAGAGGACTGAAGCGGGCTCCCCTTCCTGGGCTCGCTATACTGGCGGGCTTGTCCGCAAACCCGCCAGTGCCTGATGCCCGTACTCGACAAACGCGCGCTCCTCGCGGAAGTCTCCGCGACCCGTCCGATCTCGATCGAGCTGGGCTGCGGTCCGAGCAAGCGTGACGCGAACGCCATCGGTATCGATGCACTGGACTTCCCGGGCGTCGATCTGGTTGGCGACATCTTCGAAGTGCTGGCAGCGCTCCCCGCGGGTAGCGTTCGTCACTGCTATTCCTCCCACTTCCTCGAACATGTCGCCGATCTGCCGCGCCTCATCGCAGAGTTCGAGCGAATCCTCGCGCCGGGCGGCGAGGTGGAGGCCAAGGTGCCGCACTTCTCGAACCCGTATTTCTACTCCGATCCGACGCACAGCCGTTTCTTCGGGCTCTACAGCCTGAGCTACTTCGCGGGCGATGCAATCCACTCCCGTAAGGTCCCGACCTACGGGCGCGAAATCCGCTTCGATCTCGTGGCCACGCGGCTCGAGTTCGACTCACCCTTCCCTCTGCGTGGGCTCTTCAAGCGCCTGGTGGGGCGCGTCTTTGACAGCTGCAACTGGATGCGCGAATTCTGGGAA is a genomic window of Niveibacterium sp. SC-1 containing:
- a CDS encoding Wzy polymerase domain-containing protein; protein product: MVLAVVATLLPFHFEPQTVFLPEIATAAALLGAVAMLRRGHGGVTLPLNVPTGILLVLLCALIPHLANGRVLSYGLYLGLALIALLAFHSSGSEGRDRWASAFAVMMLATALAQALCAVLQLAGFPLGGLVMRKIFTLAYGNIGQANHYADLIWLGLAGAVFLQARAIVGRGTFYGASAALVLAGALSGSRGVWLYTAAFAVLGLRLRFAQADEARKFARALWWIACCSVVAQILVAQEAFMALLQITAAADRLGDAGSNGQRLHDWAIAWEAARHHPWLGTGPGSFYSLSVEAAIAGPDKPFPMLAEHAHNLPFHLAAELGLPAAVLFCALLSGWFVVQLCKDATAVRYLALCGLSVIGLHSLVEYPLWYTYFLVPAALFLALADDGRAPVLHLPRLAINGICVVGWLCLGWVLHDWITVTHAQREWAEASRATSIEKRLEIRRTLARVPDFSLFGAEARNIEMRTWVATQATAPAMAAMCDARWKHLPDWTVMINCAQAYAASEQAAKLDQIMQALCRGFPRYHGLLRDWLETSPHLGGLDPTTRACLAEED
- a CDS encoding methyltransferase domain-containing protein, with product MPVLDKRALLAEVSATRPISIELGCGPSKRDANAIGIDALDFPGVDLVGDIFEVLAALPAGSVRHCYSSHFLEHVADLPRLIAEFERILAPGGEVEAKVPHFSNPYFYSDPTHSRFFGLYSLSYFAGDAIHSRKVPTYGREIRFDLVATRLEFDSPFPLRGLFKRLVGRVFDSCNWMREFWEENLCYLFPCYSVCYRLRRR
- the pnp gene encoding polyribonucleotide nucleotidyltransferase — translated: MPTAIKKSFAYGNQTVTLETGEIARQAHGAVVITVDDTVVLATVVAAKNPKPGQDFFPLTCDYMEKFYAAGRIPGGFFKREGRPTEKETLTSRLIDRPIRPLFPEGFYNEVQVVATVLSQNPEVDADIPAMIAASAALAISGVPFSGPIGACRVGYADGQYILNPTVTELKTSQLNLVVAGTEAGVMMVESEANELSEEVMLGAVVFGHQQMQAAIQAINELADEAGKPEWDWKAPPADEALRARVEELAFAGLNEAFGITAKQQRSNRIKEVTAATIAALVTGEEGSPTDAEIKDILFTIESRIVRNRILNGEPRIDGRDTRTVRPIDIRTGVLPRTHGSALFTRGETQALVVATLGTGRDEQIIDAIAGEYKESFMLHYNFPPFSTGETGRVGAPKRREIGHGRLAKRALVAALPAQKDFSYTIRVVSEIMESNGSSSMASVCGGSLAMMDAGVPLKNHVAGIAMGLIKEGNRFAVLTDILGDEDHLGDMDFKVAGTEDGVTALQMDLKIDSISPAIMQKALDQAREGRMHILGLMKDSIGGHRHELSAYAPRMLTMKINPEKIRDVIGKGGAVIRALTEETGTVIDIQDDGSITIASVDGAKAELAKKRIEEIAAEVEVGKIYEGPVLKILEFGAIVNIMPGRDGLLHVSQIANKRVENVSDYLKEGQVVRVKVIETDEKGKIRLSLKAAQEAEAQQAQQQ
- the dnaB gene encoding replicative DNA helicase produces the protein MAETRIPSSPDPVIAALKLPPHSIEAEQSLIGGLLLDNQVWDRVADLVNEGDFYRDDHRRIFRHIAALIEQAKPADVVTVYESLDKAGEAGQAGGLSYLAEIANNTPSAANIRRYAEIVRERCILRRLVTVGDEIAASALAPAGKDAKDLLDQAEAKIFEIAEAGARSAAGFIPIQPVLGQVVDRIQELYDRDSQSEVTGVPYGLVDVDEMTAGLQGSDMIVVAGRPGMGKTTFALNVAESVALNSGLPVAVFSMEMPATQLAMRFISSVGRLDQHRLRTGRLTDDDWQQLTMSLGRLHEAPIFIDETPGLNPTDLRARCRRLYRQVGKLGLIVIDYLQLMVSLKETDNRAQELSDISRSIKSLAKELNVPIFALSQLNRSLEQRPNKRPVMSDLRESGAIEQDADIIMFIYRDEIYNPDSPDKGTAELIIGKHRNGPTGSVRLTFRGESTRFENYVAAPGGY
- the rpsO gene encoding 30S ribosomal protein S15; translated protein: MAIANEQKAQIVADFQRAKGDTGSPEVQIALLTARINDLTGHFKAHGKDHHSRRGLLKMVSQRRKLLDYLKGKEVDRYRSVIERLGLRK